The genomic stretch GGCTGCTGAGATAGGGCGCCGCTATTATTGCGGCGTCGCGAAGTGCCTCCCCAATCGAAACCTCCTTGTCTTTTAGTTGCGCTTGGCCTCGTCCAGTATGTGTGCTCGGATTTCGGCTGCATGGGCATTCCGGGGAGCTAACCTCAGTGCATGTTCCGCTGAATCTAGCGCGGCTTTGTTGTCTCCCATTTCTAGAAGAGAAAATGCACGTCCAATGTAGGGAAAAACATAGTTAGGCTCTAGCTCTGTTGCTCTGTCATAGTCTGCGATCGACCGTGTGTACCTATTCATTCCAAAATAAACATTACCGCGATTGTAATATGCCTTTGCGAACCGAGGGTCAATTTCTAGAGCTTTGTTGTAGTGCTCCAGAGCTAGTTTGTAGTTTTTGCGGTTCTTGCTGATAATTCCAAGCTCGATGTAAGGATGTTTATAAGACGGGT from Phaeobacter sp. G2 encodes the following:
- a CDS encoding tetratricopeptide repeat protein: MIFVRCIVGLFCTVAATSFAYAGPIEDCSQENNLRLSVRACSKVIELNLLPEKSEMTYYFRGNAHHRLGNTRRALKDLHRSVEINPSYKHPYIELGIISKNRKNYKLALEHYNKALEIDPRFAKAYYNRGNVYFGMNRYTRSIADYDRATELEPNYVFPYIGRAFSLLEMGDNKAALDSAEHALRLAPRNAHAAEIRAHILDEAKRN